One segment of Armatimonadia bacterium DNA contains the following:
- a CDS encoding glycosyltransferase family 4 protein — MASSRLRVVQVLEATVGGTRKHVLDLCRGLDRKCFELHAILSAERDPAPEETRQTLEDAGVAVTLLPMVRGLSPGRDLACLRALERELGRLQPDIVHTHSAKAGVLGRIAAHRARVPAVLYTPHGFPFLMHVPGPLRLAYLLTERRLARITTRLIAVCDSEREVALTAGVGRPEQVVVIENGVAFGPTAQVDREAKRRQLGLPEEALVILCAGDVRKQKGHAYAVAALETVRRQMPQARLLVAGDVGAASGGLRRPADGSVQFLGPRDDVAELMACTDVFCQPSLWEGCPYAVIEAAGAGCAVVGSDIPGIRDIVHEGQTGWLARPGDSADLARALLAALADPQEGRRRGEAASALVRERYTLERMVAGTAQLYETVASETQGRTSGG; from the coding sequence GTGGCAAGTAGCCGACTGCGGGTCGTGCAGGTCCTCGAAGCGACCGTCGGCGGCACTCGGAAGCACGTCCTGGACCTGTGCCGGGGACTGGATCGTAAGTGCTTCGAGTTGCACGCGATTCTGTCCGCCGAGCGTGATCCCGCGCCGGAGGAGACCCGGCAGACGCTTGAGGACGCCGGCGTCGCCGTCACCCTTCTCCCCATGGTCCGCGGGCTCTCCCCGGGCCGCGACCTCGCTTGCCTGCGGGCCCTGGAGCGAGAGCTCGGGCGTCTGCAGCCCGACATCGTCCACACCCACAGCGCCAAGGCTGGTGTGCTTGGGCGGATTGCCGCCCATCGCGCCCGTGTGCCGGCGGTTCTGTACACTCCCCACGGCTTCCCCTTCCTGATGCACGTGCCTGGGCCGCTGCGCTTGGCCTATCTGCTGACCGAGAGGCGACTGGCGCGAATCACCACTCGGCTGATCGCGGTCTGCGACAGTGAACGCGAGGTCGCGCTGACGGCCGGAGTCGGCCGTCCTGAGCAGGTCGTGGTGATCGAAAACGGCGTGGCCTTCGGGCCCACGGCGCAGGTCGACCGTGAAGCGAAACGCAGGCAGTTGGGGCTCCCTGAGGAAGCGCTCGTGATCCTGTGCGCCGGGGATGTGCGCAAGCAGAAAGGGCACGCCTACGCGGTAGCGGCTCTGGAGACGGTCCGGCGGCAGATGCCCCAGGCGAGACTCCTGGTGGCCGGTGATGTGGGCGCCGCGAGTGGTGGTCTGCGCCGGCCGGCTGATGGGTCGGTGCAGTTTCTCGGCCCGCGAGATGACGTGGCCGAGCTGATGGCCTGCACAGACGTCTTCTGCCAGCCGTCGCTGTGGGAGGGCTGCCCCTATGCGGTGATCGAGGCTGCCGGAGCGGGTTGCGCCGTCGTCGGCAGCGACATCCCGGGCATCCGCGACATCGTGCACGAAGGACAGACGGGTTGGCTTGCCCGCCCAGGCGACTCTGCAGACCTTGCGCGGGCTCTGCTCGCGGCGCTGGCGGATCCGCAGGAAGGTCGGCGACGTGGTGAGGCAGCCTCAGCCCTGGTGCGCGAGCGCTACACTTTGGAGCGCATGGTCGCAGGCACCGCGCAACTGTACGAGACCGTCGCAAGCGAAACACAGGGGAGGACGAGTGGGGGATAG
- a CDS encoding lipid II flippase MurJ: MEEDLTPADNDAAPFKDLERSDLESDARAGRQMGIAAIIITAFLALGRVMGIGKEVVLSSLGAGRHTDAYKIAYNSVIYTIYTKVEKLMRPTYLPEFVRVRREEGEEAAWDVTSVMTGFQFVLLLILAALCVIFAEPLLLLVGAGLADSPEDLHRGVVMLRIMAPALVLFSLSVMPELTLHAYKRFTLPAVAEAAFRTALVVIFVVLVALLWPGRPKDAVYGAAWAVLIGGSIRFLVQLPGLWSKLRMFRFTADVWRNPHARTVLRLMPPVVLGLIFATLRTWADSRFGSVIGEGVYTCLDFARKIPDVLLQTLALAVSFVVYPFLSEWAIRGEKDKMADALVTMTRAMAFIFIPVSAALMIASLPLIQLMYQHGGFTSEQADLSALGVYWYSPGLFFSALDAPINHWYFALKDTTTPNVMGVVFVIVHILISYFGVYHLGATPKAKLSWVAAALTISKTGKILVLYAMLRGRIGKINRAAVVSFAVKLAICTGVMVIALLLANQQATPMLETMLAGRGGVKLQSLAELAMNFAVAVVVLLGVAAALHIEELSIVSQALRKVTGKIAGKLGRGRGK, from the coding sequence CTGCAGACAACGATGCTGCACCCTTCAAGGACCTGGAGCGGTCGGATCTTGAGTCTGACGCTCGGGCCGGAAGACAGATGGGGATCGCTGCCATCATCATCACCGCCTTTCTGGCCCTCGGGCGAGTGATGGGGATCGGCAAGGAGGTCGTGCTGTCCAGCCTCGGGGCCGGACGGCACACCGACGCCTACAAGATCGCCTACAACAGCGTCATCTACACGATCTACACCAAGGTCGAGAAGCTGATGCGCCCCACGTACCTTCCCGAGTTCGTGCGGGTGCGCCGGGAAGAGGGAGAAGAAGCGGCCTGGGACGTCACCAGCGTGATGACCGGGTTCCAGTTCGTCCTGCTGCTGATCCTGGCGGCCTTGTGTGTGATCTTCGCCGAGCCGCTTCTTCTGCTTGTAGGAGCCGGGTTGGCCGACTCGCCGGAGGACCTGCACCGCGGTGTCGTGATGCTGCGAATCATGGCTCCCGCCCTGGTGCTCTTCTCGCTCTCGGTCATGCCCGAACTCACGCTCCATGCCTACAAGCGCTTCACCCTTCCCGCAGTCGCGGAGGCGGCCTTTCGCACGGCTCTTGTCGTGATCTTCGTCGTGCTGGTCGCCCTCCTGTGGCCGGGCCGACCCAAGGATGCCGTCTATGGGGCCGCCTGGGCAGTGTTGATCGGTGGCAGCATCCGCTTTCTCGTGCAGCTACCCGGCCTGTGGAGCAAGCTGCGGATGTTCCGCTTCACGGCCGACGTATGGCGGAACCCTCATGCACGCACCGTCCTCCGGCTGATGCCCCCGGTGGTGCTGGGGCTGATCTTCGCCACCTTGCGTACTTGGGCCGACAGCCGCTTCGGAAGCGTGATCGGCGAGGGCGTTTACACGTGCCTCGACTTCGCCCGGAAGATCCCCGACGTGCTGCTTCAGACCCTGGCGCTGGCTGTCAGCTTCGTCGTCTACCCGTTCCTGTCCGAGTGGGCGATCCGTGGCGAGAAGGACAAGATGGCCGATGCCCTGGTCACGATGACGCGCGCCATGGCCTTCATCTTCATCCCGGTCAGCGCCGCCCTGATGATCGCCTCGCTGCCGCTCATCCAGCTCATGTACCAGCATGGCGGCTTCACGAGCGAGCAGGCCGACCTTTCTGCACTGGGCGTCTACTGGTACTCGCCCGGTCTGTTCTTCTCAGCGCTGGACGCTCCCATCAACCACTGGTACTTTGCGCTCAAGGACACCACGACGCCGAACGTGATGGGCGTCGTGTTCGTGATCGTCCACATCCTCATTAGCTACTTTGGTGTCTATCATCTCGGCGCGACGCCGAAGGCCAAGCTCTCCTGGGTCGCCGCGGCCCTGACCATCAGCAAGACCGGCAAGATCCTCGTGCTGTACGCGATGCTCCGCGGGCGCATCGGCAAGATCAACCGGGCGGCCGTCGTGAGCTTCGCAGTGAAGCTGGCAATCTGCACCGGCGTGATGGTGATCGCCCTGCTCCTGGCGAACCAGCAGGCGACGCCCATGCTGGAGACGATGCTCGCGGGTCGCGGAGGCGTGAAGCTGCAGTCGCTTGCGGAACTGGCGATGAACTTCGCCGTAGCCGTCGTGGTACTGCTCGGCGTCGCCGCCGCCCTGCACATCGAGGAGCTCAGCATCGTCAGTCAGGCTCTGCGCAAGGTCACGGGCAAGATCGCCGGGAAGCTGGGACGAGGTCGTGGCAAGTAG